From the Coregonus clupeaformis isolate EN_2021a unplaced genomic scaffold, ASM2061545v1 scaf0153, whole genome shotgun sequence genome, one window contains:
- the LOC121558217 gene encoding sorting nexin-15 yields MSRKKEKEEYYRFFSVTEPRTHEKGHTEYKVTARFVSKRCPEDVKEVLVWRRYSELKKLHGELSYTHRNLFRRQEEFPPFPRAQLFGRFDEGVIEERRSAAEAMLLFTTNIPALYNSPQLKDFFRCGEVVRPLDPSPLASTPLPPPLIPLPQRRGSDCELAEEEGTVAPIQPQDLGLSLGTDLGEPEVAAEAYSEMGGSPTPVAETPTEEDVTELQDDLEVEIRVPSQFQPCVLGTDQPQSQEEFDSLFDSVVGEEPTEEVLPPLSDNDLAIFDPCAKEDQPNASHEHSELLSLPLTNPDGGEAGYLRQAANELTAAMAREEEGEYSTAILKYKTAVDILITGVKGDPDPQRRESVRRRTAQYLKHTETLLTLLTSLTHTSQEKDS; encoded by the exons ATGTCTcggaagaaagagaaagaagaatATTACCGTTTTTTCTCGGTGACAGAACCACGCACACACGAGAAGGGGCACACGGAATATAAAGTCACCGCAAGG TTTGTCTCCAAGCGTTGTCCTGAGGATGTGAAGGAGGTGTTAGTATGGAGGAGGTACAGTGAACTGAAGAAGCTTCATGGAGAGCTGTCCTACACACACAGAAACCTGTTCAGGAGGCAGGAGGAGTTCCCTCCGTTCCCCCGCGCTCAGCTCTTTG gTAGGTTTGATGAAGGGGTGatcgaggagaggaggagtgcagCTGAGGCCATGCTACTGTTCACCACCAACATCCCTGCTCTCTACAACAGCCCTCAGCTAAAGGACTTCTTCAGG tgtGGAGAGGTGGTGAGACCACTGGACCCCTCCCCCCTcgcctccacccccctccctccccctctcatccccctcccccAGCGCAGAGGCTCAGACTGTGAACTAGCGGAGGAGGAGGGGACTGTGGCCCCTATCCAACCCCAGGACCTTGGCCTCTCCCTGGGCACAGATCTAGGCGAGCCTGAGGTGGCGGCTGAGGCCTATAGTGAGATGGGTGGGAGTCCAACTCCGGTGGCAGAAACACCTACAGAGGAGGACGTGACGGAGCTACAAGACGACCTAGAGGTAGAAATCCGAG TTCCCTCTCAGTTCCAGCCATGCGTCCTGGGAACGGACCAACCACAGTCTCAGGAGGAGTTTGATTCGCTATTTGACTCTGTGGTGGGGGAGGAGCCTACGGAAGAAGTTCTGCCCCCTCTCTCCGACAATGACCTTGCCATCTTCGACCCCTGTGCTAAAGAag ACCAACCGAACGCCTCACACGAACACTCAGAACTCCTGTCGCTGCCCCTGACCAATCCGGACGGCGGGGAGGCGGGCTATCTGAGGCAGGCAGCCAATGAGCTCACTGCTGCGAtggcgagagaggaggagggagagtacAGTACAGCCATACTAAAATACAAGACTGCTGTGGATATACTCATCACTGGAGTTAaag GAGATCCAGACCCACAACGTAGAGAGTCAGTAAGGAGAAGAACTGCTCAGTatctgaaacacacagagacactactCACACTGCtcacctctctcacacacacctcgcAGGAGAAGGACTCTtaa